A section of the Citrobacter farmeri genome encodes:
- the mraY gene encoding phospho-N-acetylmuramoyl-pentapeptide-transferase, translating into MLVWLAEHLVKYYSGFNVFSYLTFRAIVSLLTALFISLWMGPRMIARLQKLSFGQVVRNDGPESHFSKRGTPTMGGIMILTAIVISVLLWAYPSNPYVWCVLVVLIGYGIIGFVDDYRKVVRKDTKGLIARWKYFWMSVIALGVAFALYLAGKDTPATELVVPFFKDVMPQLGLFYVLLAYFVIVGTGNAVNLTDGLDGLAIMPTVFVAGGFALVAWATGNMNFASYLHIPYLRHAGELVIVCTAIVGAGLGFLWFNTYPAQVFMGDVGSLALGGALGIIAVLLRQEFLLVIMGGVFVVETLSVILQVGSFKLRGQRIFRMAPIHHHYELKGWPEPRVIVRFWIISLMLVLIGLATLKVR; encoded by the coding sequence ATGTTAGTTTGGCTGGCCGAACATTTGGTCAAATATTATTCCGGCTTTAACGTCTTTTCTTATCTGACGTTTCGCGCCATTGTCAGCCTGCTGACCGCGCTGTTCATCTCATTGTGGATGGGCCCGCGTATGATCGCCCGTCTGCAAAAGCTCTCCTTCGGCCAGGTCGTGCGTAACGACGGTCCAGAGTCTCACTTCAGCAAACGCGGCACGCCGACGATGGGCGGGATCATGATCCTCACTGCGATCGTCATTTCTGTTCTGCTGTGGGCGTATCCGTCAAACCCGTACGTCTGGTGCGTGCTGGTGGTGTTGATTGGCTACGGCATCATCGGTTTTGTCGATGATTATCGCAAAGTGGTTCGCAAAGACACTAAGGGCCTGATCGCGCGCTGGAAATACTTCTGGATGTCGGTCATTGCGCTTGGCGTCGCCTTCGCACTGTACCTCGCCGGGAAAGACACGCCGGCGACGGAACTGGTAGTGCCGTTCTTCAAAGACGTCATGCCACAACTGGGACTGTTCTACGTTCTGCTGGCGTACTTTGTGATTGTCGGCACCGGCAACGCGGTGAACCTGACCGACGGTCTGGATGGTCTGGCGATTATGCCAACCGTTTTTGTCGCGGGAGGCTTCGCGTTGGTGGCGTGGGCGACCGGGAACATGAATTTTGCCAGCTATCTGCATATTCCATACTTACGCCATGCGGGTGAACTGGTGATCGTCTGTACGGCGATTGTCGGCGCGGGCTTAGGCTTTCTGTGGTTTAACACCTATCCGGCGCAGGTCTTTATGGGCGACGTCGGATCGCTGGCGCTGGGCGGCGCGCTTGGCATTATCGCCGTGCTGCTGCGTCAGGAGTTCCTGCTGGTGATTATGGGCGGGGTGTTTGTGGTGGAGACTCTGTCAGTCATATTGCAGGTCGGCTCCTTCAAGCTGCGCGGTCAGCGCATTTTCCGCATGGCACCGATTCATCATCACTATGAACTGAAAGGCTGGCCGGAACCGCGCGTGATTGTGCGTTTCTGGATTATTTCGCTGATGCTGGTCCTGATTGGCCTGGCAACGCTGAAGGTACGTTAA
- the murF gene encoding UDP-N-acetylmuramoyl-tripeptide--D-alanyl-D-alanine ligase, producing the protein MIRVTLSQLAAILDGELKGDDLSLDAVTTDTRKLTPGCLFVALKGERFDAHDFAEQAKEGGAGALLVSRPLAIDLPQVIVKDTRLAFGELAAWVRTQVPTRVVALTGSSGKTSVKEMTAAILSQCGNTLYTAGNLNNDIGVPMTLLRLTQDHDYAVIELGANHQGEIAWTVSLTRPEAALVNNLAAAHLEGFGSLAGVAKAKGEIFTGLPENGIAIMNADNNDWLNWQSIIGDRKVWRFSPNAANSDFTATNVHVTSHGTEFLLQTPGGSIDVLLPLPGRHNIANALAAAALSMAVGATLGAIKTGLANLKAVPGRLFPVQLAENQLLLDDSYNANVGSMTAAVQVLSEMPGYRVLVVGDMAELGAESEACHVQVGEAAKAADIDCVLSSGKLSKAISDASGVGEHFADKPALIARLQTLIAEQQIITILVKGSRSAAMEEVVRALQEKGSC; encoded by the coding sequence ATGATTCGCGTAACGCTCAGCCAACTTGCCGCTATTCTCGACGGCGAACTGAAAGGGGACGATTTGTCCCTCGATGCCGTCACCACCGATACGCGTAAGCTCACGCCAGGCTGCCTGTTTGTGGCGCTCAAAGGCGAACGTTTTGATGCCCATGATTTTGCCGAACAGGCAAAAGAGGGAGGGGCGGGTGCGCTGCTGGTCAGCCGTCCGCTGGCAATTGATTTACCGCAGGTGATTGTGAAAGACACTCGTCTGGCCTTTGGCGAACTGGCCGCATGGGTGCGCACGCAGGTTCCGACGCGCGTGGTGGCATTAACCGGTTCATCCGGTAAAACCTCGGTGAAAGAGATGACGGCGGCGATCCTTAGCCAGTGTGGCAACACGCTCTATACCGCCGGCAACCTGAATAACGACATCGGCGTACCGATGACGCTGCTGCGCTTAACCCAGGATCATGACTACGCCGTGATTGAATTAGGTGCCAACCACCAGGGCGAAATCGCCTGGACCGTCAGTCTGACGCGTCCGGAAGCGGCGCTGGTTAACAATCTGGCGGCGGCGCATCTGGAAGGCTTCGGCTCTCTGGCGGGAGTGGCGAAAGCGAAAGGTGAAATCTTTACCGGTCTGCCTGAAAACGGCATTGCCATTATGAATGCCGATAATAATGACTGGCTGAACTGGCAGAGCATTATCGGCGATCGTAAAGTCTGGCGTTTTTCACCCAATGCCGCCAACAGCGATTTCACGGCGACCAATGTGCATGTGACGTCACATGGCACTGAATTTTTACTGCAAACGCCTGGCGGGAGCATTGATGTGCTGCTGCCGTTGCCGGGGCGTCACAATATCGCCAATGCACTGGCTGCGGCGGCGCTGTCGATGGCCGTTGGCGCAACGTTGGGTGCGATTAAAACCGGTCTGGCGAATTTAAAAGCGGTACCGGGACGTCTGTTCCCTGTCCAGTTAGCGGAAAATCAGCTGCTGCTCGATGACTCGTATAACGCCAACGTCGGGTCAATGACCGCCGCGGTACAGGTGCTGTCCGAAATGCCGGGTTACCGTGTGCTGGTTGTCGGCGATATGGCCGAACTGGGTGCAGAAAGCGAAGCCTGTCATGTGCAGGTCGGAGAGGCGGCGAAAGCAGCAGATATCGACTGCGTCTTGAGTTCAGGGAAACTGAGCAAGGCTATCAGCGACGCGAGCGGCGTCGGCGAACATTTTGCGGATAAACCCGCGCTGATCGCACGTCTACAGACGCTGATTGCAGAGCAACAGATCATAACAATTTTAGTGAAGGGTTCACGTAGTGCCGCCATGGAAGAGGTTGTACGCGCATTACAGGAGAAAGGATCATGTTAG
- the murE gene encoding UDP-N-acetylmuramoyl-L-alanyl-D-glutamate--2,6-diaminopimelate ligase, whose amino-acid sequence MADRNLRDLLAPWVSGLPARELREMTLDSRVAASGDLFVAVVGHQADGRRYIPQAIAQGVAAIIAEAKDEATDGEVREMHGVPVIYLSQLNERLSALAGRFYHEPSENMRLVGVTGTNGKTTTTQLLAQWSQLLGETSAVMGTVGNGLLGKVIPTENTTGSAVDVQQALAGLVEQGATLCAMEVSSHGLVQHRVAALKFAASVFTNLSRDHLDYHGDMEHYEAAKWLLFSTHHCGQAIINADDEVGRRWLANLPDAVAVSMEDHINPNCHGRWLKAVEVNYHDSGATIRFASSWGEGEIESHLMGAFNVSNLLLALATLLALGYPLADLLKTAAHLQPVCGRMEVFSAPGKTTVVVDYAHTPDALEKALQAARLHCTGQLWCVFGCGGDRDKGKRPLMGAIAEEFADVVVVTDDNPRTEEPRAIIDDILAGMLDAGRAKVMEGRAEAVTNAIMQAKDNDVVLVAGKGHEDYQIVGTQRLDYSDRVTAARLLGVIA is encoded by the coding sequence GTGGCAGATCGTAATTTGCGCGACCTTCTTGCTCCGTGGGTATCAGGTTTACCTGCGCGAGAACTGCGAGAGATGACACTCGACAGCCGTGTGGCTGCGTCGGGCGATCTCTTTGTGGCAGTGGTAGGTCATCAGGCGGACGGGCGTCGATATATCCCGCAGGCGATAGCGCAAGGTGTGGCTGCCATTATTGCAGAGGCGAAAGATGAGGCAACCGACGGTGAAGTGCGTGAAATGCACGGCGTACCGGTTATTTATCTCAGCCAGCTTAACGAGCGTTTATCTGCACTGGCGGGCCGCTTTTATCACGAGCCATCTGAAAATATGCGTCTGGTTGGCGTAACCGGTACTAACGGTAAAACCACCACGACGCAATTACTGGCGCAGTGGAGCCAACTGCTCGGCGAAACCAGCGCAGTGATGGGTACGGTCGGTAACGGTCTGCTCGGTAAAGTGATCCCAACGGAAAATACCACCGGCTCGGCTGTTGACGTCCAGCAGGCGCTGGCAGGACTGGTCGAACAGGGCGCTACCTTATGCGCGATGGAAGTCTCTTCCCACGGTCTGGTCCAGCATCGTGTCGCGGCGCTGAAATTCGCCGCCTCGGTGTTTACCAATTTAAGCCGCGACCATCTGGATTATCACGGCGATATGGAGCATTACGAAGCCGCGAAATGGCTGCTCTTCTCTACGCACCATTGCGGGCAGGCGATTATCAACGCGGATGATGAAGTTGGTCGCCGCTGGTTGGCAAATCTGCCGGATGCCGTGGCCGTTTCGATGGAAGACCATATCAACCCTAACTGCCACGGCCGCTGGCTGAAGGCGGTTGAGGTGAATTATCACGACAGCGGCGCGACCATCCGCTTTGCCTCAAGCTGGGGCGAAGGGGAGATTGAAAGCCACCTGATGGGGGCGTTTAACGTCAGCAATCTGCTGTTGGCGCTGGCCACGCTGCTGGCGCTGGGCTATCCACTCGCTGACCTGCTGAAAACGGCTGCACATCTGCAGCCGGTTTGTGGGCGCATGGAAGTCTTTAGCGCACCGGGTAAAACCACCGTCGTTGTCGACTACGCCCATACCCCTGATGCGCTGGAAAAAGCGTTGCAGGCGGCGCGTCTGCACTGCACCGGGCAACTCTGGTGTGTCTTTGGTTGCGGCGGCGATCGTGACAAAGGAAAGCGCCCGCTGATGGGAGCGATTGCCGAAGAGTTCGCTGACGTAGTGGTGGTCACAGACGACAACCCGCGCACTGAAGAACCGCGCGCCATTATCGATGACATTCTGGCGGGCATGCTGGACGCTGGTCGGGCAAAAGTGATGGAAGGCCGCGCAGAAGCGGTGACCAACGCCATTATGCAGGCGAAAGACAACGATGTGGTGCTGGTGGCGGGCAAAGGCCACGAAGATTACCAGATTGTCGGAACTCAGCGCCTCGACTATTCCGATCGCGTGACTGCGGCGCGTCTGCTGGGAGTTATCGCATGA
- the ftsI gene encoding peptidoglycan glycosyltransferase FtsI, translated as MKAAAKTLKPKRQEEQANFISWRFALLCGCILLALGFLLGRVAWLQIIAPDMLVRQGDMRSLRVQEVATSRGMITDRSGRPLAVSVPVKAIWADPKEVHAAGGVSVGDRWRALSTALNIPLDQLAARINANPKGRFIYLARQLNPDMADYIKKLKLPGIYLREESRRYYPSGEVTAHLIGFTNVDSQGIEGVEKSFDKWLTGQPGERIVRKDRYGRVIEDISSTDSQAAHNLALSIDERLQALVYRELNNAVAFNKAESGSAVLVDVSTGEVLAMANSPSYNPNNLSGTPKDAMRNRTITDVFEPGSTVKPMVVMTALQRGVVRENSVLNTVPYRINGHEIKDVARYSELTLTGVLQKSSNVGVSKLALAMPSSALVDTYSRFGLGKATNLGLVGERSGLYPQKQRWSDIERATFSFGYGLMVTPLQLARVYATIGSYGVYRPLSITKVDPPVPGERIFPESTVRTVVHMMESVALPGGGGVKAAIKGYRIAIKTGTAKKVGPDGRYINKYIAYTAGVAPASQPRFALVVVINDPQAGKYYGGAVSAPVFGAIMGGVLRTMNIEPDALATGEKSEFVINQGEGTGGRS; from the coding sequence ATGAAAGCAGCGGCAAAAACGCTAAAACCAAAACGTCAGGAAGAACAGGCCAACTTTATCAGTTGGCGTTTTGCGTTGTTGTGCGGCTGCATTTTACTGGCGCTGGGTTTCCTGCTGGGGCGTGTTGCCTGGCTGCAGATTATCGCGCCGGACATGCTGGTGCGTCAGGGCGACATGCGCTCGCTGCGCGTACAGGAAGTGGCGACCTCGCGCGGCATGATCACCGACCGTTCGGGTCGCCCGCTGGCCGTCAGCGTACCGGTGAAGGCTATCTGGGCCGATCCGAAAGAAGTCCATGCCGCTGGTGGCGTTAGCGTTGGCGATCGCTGGAGAGCGCTCTCTACCGCTCTGAATATCCCTCTTGATCAACTGGCTGCCCGTATCAACGCCAACCCGAAAGGGCGCTTTATTTATCTGGCGCGTCAGCTCAACCCGGATATGGCGGATTACATCAAAAAGCTGAAGTTGCCGGGCATTTATCTGCGCGAAGAATCCCGTCGTTACTATCCCTCCGGCGAAGTGACCGCTCACCTCATTGGTTTTACCAACGTGGACAGCCAGGGGATTGAAGGCGTTGAGAAGAGTTTTGACAAATGGCTTACAGGTCAACCGGGTGAGCGTATTGTGCGTAAAGACCGCTATGGTCGCGTCATCGAAGATATCTCTTCCACCGACAGCCAGGCCGCGCATAACCTCGCGCTGAGCATTGACGAACGTCTGCAGGCGCTGGTTTATCGCGAACTGAACAATGCAGTGGCGTTTAACAAGGCGGAGTCCGGGAGCGCGGTACTGGTGGATGTGAGTACCGGTGAAGTGCTGGCAATGGCGAACAGCCCCTCCTACAACCCAAACAACCTGAGCGGCACGCCGAAAGATGCGATGCGTAACCGTACCATTACCGACGTTTTCGAGCCGGGCTCAACCGTCAAACCGATGGTAGTGATGACCGCGCTCCAGCGTGGGGTAGTACGGGAAAACAGCGTGCTCAATACTGTTCCCTATCGAATTAACGGCCACGAAATCAAAGACGTGGCGCGCTACAGCGAATTGACCCTGACCGGGGTTTTACAGAAGTCGAGTAACGTCGGTGTTTCTAAGCTGGCGTTAGCGATGCCGTCCTCAGCGTTAGTAGATACTTACTCACGTTTTGGGCTAGGAAAGGCGACCAATTTGGGGTTGGTCGGAGAACGCAGTGGCTTATATCCTCAAAAACAACGGTGGTCTGACATAGAGAGGGCCACCTTCTCTTTCGGCTACGGGCTAATGGTAACGCCGTTACAGTTAGCGCGAGTCTACGCAACGATTGGCAGTTACGGCGTTTATCGTCCGCTGTCGATCACCAAAGTTGATCCCCCGGTTCCCGGTGAGCGTATTTTCCCGGAATCGACCGTACGTACCGTTGTGCACATGATGGAAAGCGTGGCGTTGCCGGGCGGCGGCGGTGTGAAGGCGGCGATTAAAGGCTATCGCATTGCCATTAAAACCGGTACGGCGAAAAAAGTCGGCCCTGATGGCCGCTACATCAATAAATACATTGCTTATACCGCAGGCGTTGCGCCTGCGAGTCAGCCGCGCTTCGCGCTGGTTGTTGTGATCAACGATCCGCAGGCGGGTAAATACTACGGTGGCGCCGTTTCCGCGCCGGTATTTGGTGCCATCATGGGCGGCGTTCTGCGCACCATGAACATCGAACCGGATGCGCTGGCAACGGGCGAAAAAAGTGAATTCGTAATTAATCAAGGCGAGGGAACAGGTGGCAGATCGTAA
- the ftsL gene encoding cell division protein FtsL codes for MISRVTEALSKVKGSIGSNERHALPGVIGDDLLRFGKLPLCLFICIIVTAVTVVTTAHHTRLLTAQREQLVLERDALDIEWRNLILEENALGDHSRVERIATEKLQMQHVDPSQENIVVQK; via the coding sequence ATGATCAGCAGAGTGACAGAAGCCCTCAGCAAAGTTAAGGGATCGATTGGAAGCAACGAGCGCCATGCCTTGCCTGGCGTGATCGGTGACGATCTTCTGCGATTTGGGAAGCTGCCACTCTGCTTGTTCATTTGCATCATTGTTACGGCGGTGACGGTGGTCACGACCGCTCACCACACGCGGTTGCTGACCGCGCAACGTGAACAACTGGTTCTGGAACGTGATGCGCTGGACATCGAGTGGCGCAACCTGATCCTTGAGGAGAACGCGCTCGGCGATCATAGCCGGGTGGAACGGATCGCAACGGAAAAGCTGCAAATGCAGCATGTTGATCCCTCACAAGAAAATATCGTAGTGCAAAAATAA